One window from the genome of Metabacillus flavus encodes:
- a CDS encoding VanW family protein, which yields MRNSGLKVFLALLICTAYLTGFSYTGEAVWDYLSNGDRFEPNTKIASIDISGLPQKKAAQKVEDSIKQWKNENPVKLTFLQQEQILPENAIQFNVDESIRSAVNGQTNPLEVSLDSMLVDRILADLASNDASQIDMDTVKKQIVESAVNLGQGENYNLEKYVAGEERVIHEASLSVPADDPEILKFVQSNPTVKIEAQSQWSLFKQFPEATDQSSLGMLASAVFQSVLGTNFIVVERHTGIAVPSYTSPGLEAKIIPNEMDLKVFNPNHTDYSLTFELNEGNLTVKVTGKPLLYAYEPVISEPEYFPFKQIIRYNPALSVGEEKKTRSGADGLLINVSRRVLDSQGFSMGIEKIAEDFYPPIHEILEKRYYVPIETVEPVINDLLNPETGLPAAPADPEPAPAAEEEPASEPPVQEEPETKTQQPAESESESGQSDPKEEPAAAENQEPIEK from the coding sequence GTGAGAAACTCAGGCTTGAAAGTATTCCTCGCCCTCCTGATTTGTACAGCCTATTTGACTGGGTTTTCCTACACAGGTGAAGCTGTGTGGGATTATCTCAGTAACGGTGACCGTTTTGAACCCAACACAAAAATAGCCTCCATAGACATCTCAGGTCTGCCCCAAAAGAAAGCAGCACAAAAAGTAGAGGACTCAATAAAGCAATGGAAAAATGAAAATCCCGTAAAGCTGACTTTTTTACAGCAAGAACAAATCCTTCCTGAAAATGCGATTCAATTCAATGTTGATGAGAGTATCCGCTCAGCCGTGAACGGCCAGACAAATCCTTTAGAAGTCTCGCTGGACAGCATGCTGGTTGACCGGATTTTAGCCGATTTAGCCTCTAATGATGCGAGCCAAATCGATATGGATACAGTCAAAAAACAGATTGTTGAATCAGCTGTCAATCTGGGACAGGGCGAAAATTACAATCTTGAAAAGTATGTAGCCGGAGAAGAGCGGGTAATTCACGAAGCAAGTCTTAGTGTTCCAGCGGATGACCCGGAAATTCTTAAATTTGTTCAGTCGAACCCGACTGTGAAAATAGAAGCACAGTCACAGTGGTCACTATTTAAACAGTTTCCTGAGGCTACAGATCAGAGTTCATTAGGGATGCTTGCATCTGCTGTATTTCAGTCCGTACTGGGCACTAATTTTATCGTTGTAGAAAGACATACTGGAATAGCAGTACCGTCCTATACTTCTCCTGGCCTCGAAGCAAAAATAATTCCTAATGAGATGGATCTTAAAGTTTTCAACCCAAATCATACCGATTACTCTCTGACATTTGAACTTAATGAAGGTAATCTGACGGTGAAAGTGACCGGCAAACCGCTATTATATGCTTATGAACCGGTGATCTCAGAGCCTGAGTATTTTCCGTTCAAACAAATCATTCGCTACAATCCCGCGCTTTCTGTAGGTGAAGAGAAAAAAACGCGGAGCGGTGCAGACGGACTCCTCATTAATGTATCTAGACGAGTTTTGGATAGTCAGGGCTTTTCTATGGGAATTGAAAAAATTGCTGAAGATTTTTATCCGCCTATACATGAAATACTTGAAAAAAGGTATTATGTGCCGATTGAAACAGTAGAGCCGGTTATAAATGATTTGCTGAATCCTGAAACAGGATTGCCTGCAGCTCCTGCTGACCCTGAACCAGCTCCTGCTGCAGAGGAAGAGCCTGCTTCGGAACCGCCCGTTCAGGAAGAACCCGAGACTAAAACCCAGCAGCCAGCAGAGTCAGAATCTGAATCCGGGCAATCTGATCCTAAAGAAGAGCCAGCCGCTGCAGAGAATCAAGAGCCTATTGAAAAATAA
- a CDS encoding type II secretion system F family protein, with translation MGRYQYEGRDKKGKVNGKLTAPSKREAVMKLGESGIRVTKLSEVPETFLTKDISIGNPVKLQDFVIYLRQFSTLLKAGISVVDATNILAKQTESKALRKALEQMEEDMRSGNPLSAASSKHSKIFSGMFVNMIRAGEASGNMDETLERLAEHFEKQNRTKQKIQSALAYPMAVAVVAVGVVIFLLLSVVPTFVTMFESFGAELPAITQFVLNASNFMQSYWWVVLIIFLLIVTGFVIMRNNPVTRYYLDFAALKLPIFGKMIQKAVLARMTRTLSSLFTSSVPILQAMNIVEKVVENDVIAKVIAESKKSLENGYSITEPMRKHWAFPPLITQMIAIGEETGSLDAMLGKVADFYEEEVENSTDRLKSIIEPLMIVLLAGIVGTIVIAIIVPMFDIFNHVQ, from the coding sequence ATGGGCAGATACCAATATGAAGGCCGGGATAAAAAAGGCAAAGTAAACGGCAAACTGACCGCACCTTCTAAAAGAGAAGCCGTTATGAAGCTGGGGGAATCCGGAATTCGGGTTACAAAGCTCAGCGAAGTTCCGGAAACCTTTTTAACGAAAGATATCAGCATTGGCAATCCCGTAAAACTTCAGGATTTTGTCATTTACCTCAGGCAGTTTTCGACATTGCTGAAAGCAGGAATATCAGTTGTGGATGCGACAAATATACTAGCGAAGCAGACAGAGAGCAAAGCTCTTAGGAAAGCTCTGGAGCAAATGGAAGAGGATATGCGATCGGGGAATCCACTGTCAGCGGCATCCTCCAAGCATTCGAAAATTTTCTCCGGTATGTTCGTTAACATGATACGGGCCGGGGAAGCGAGTGGAAATATGGATGAAACACTCGAAAGGCTTGCGGAGCATTTTGAAAAACAAAACCGGACAAAGCAAAAGATTCAGTCTGCGCTAGCTTACCCAATGGCAGTTGCTGTTGTTGCCGTAGGAGTTGTTATCTTCCTGCTTCTATCTGTAGTTCCAACGTTTGTTACGATGTTTGAAAGCTTTGGAGCAGAACTGCCCGCAATCACACAATTTGTGCTGAACGCAAGTAATTTTATGCAAAGTTATTGGTGGGTTGTACTGATCATTTTCCTGCTTATTGTCACTGGATTTGTCATCATGCGAAATAATCCAGTCACACGCTATTATTTGGACTTTGCTGCGCTCAAGCTTCCCATCTTCGGTAAAATGATTCAAAAAGCCGTATTGGCAAGGATGACCCGAACCCTAAGCTCGTTGTTTACGAGCTCAGTGCCTATCCTCCAGGCTATGAACATCGTCGAAAAGGTAGTTGAGAATGATGTAATTGCTAAGGTCATAGCAGAATCAAAGAAATCATTGGAGAATGGTTATTCCATAACCGAACCGATGCGAAAACACTGGGCTTTTCCCCCATTGATCACACAAATGATTGCGATAGGGGAAGAAACCGGTTCACTCGATGCAATGCTTGGAAAAGTAGCAGACTTTTATGAAGAAGAAGTCGAAAATAGTACAGATCGCTTAAAATCTATTATTGAACCTTTGATGATTGTTTTGTTGGCAGGAATAGTAGGGACAATTGTCATAGCGATAATAGTCCCGATGTTTGATATTTTCAATCATGTCCAGTAA
- a CDS encoding PRC-barrel domain-containing protein, protein MKKSIEIVGLPIICISEGTEAGEVKSLVINPEKGTVDFLTVEHAEWQVSVKAIPFKKIVGIGEYAVTIESENSIIDLNEIPIANQLVNKRIKINDTRVMTRKGQLLGEAQEFYVDEDNGTILGLQIGQRDKQVIINSEDVMTFGKDILVVKEDVKYYESPEQLMMQEEEIEEIIQASIPVTVSKPAPPAPESNKYVSQPMDEIKEKQLQLLAGKRVVKDIYTKSGHILVKKDSLLSEESIRQAQEEGPGIIVELSMNVEM, encoded by the coding sequence ATGAAGAAGAGTATAGAAATTGTAGGATTGCCTATTATTTGCATATCAGAAGGAACGGAAGCGGGAGAGGTAAAGTCATTGGTTATCAATCCGGAAAAAGGAACGGTTGATTTTCTAACAGTCGAGCATGCCGAGTGGCAGGTAAGTGTTAAAGCTATTCCGTTTAAAAAAATAGTCGGGATCGGTGAATATGCGGTAACGATTGAATCTGAGAACTCTATTATTGACTTGAATGAAATTCCAATTGCTAATCAGCTTGTGAATAAGCGGATTAAAATAAATGACACTCGCGTAATGACCAGGAAAGGCCAGTTGCTGGGAGAGGCTCAGGAATTTTATGTGGATGAAGATAACGGCACGATTCTCGGCCTTCAGATTGGACAAAGAGATAAACAGGTCATCATCAATTCTGAGGATGTCATGACATTTGGAAAAGATATACTGGTTGTTAAAGAGGATGTTAAGTACTATGAGTCTCCTGAACAATTAATGATGCAAGAAGAAGAGATTGAGGAAATTATTCAGGCATCTATCCCTGTGACTGTATCAAAACCAGCTCCGCCGGCACCGGAATCCAATAAATATGTTTCTCAGCCAATGGATGAAATAAAAGAAAAACAGCTGCAGCTGCTTGCAGGTAAGCGGGTTGTGAAAGATATTTATACAAAATCAGGCCATATTCTTGTCAAAAAGGACAGCCTTCTGTCTGAGGAATCCATTCGTCAGGCACAGGAAGAAGGTCCTGGCATTATTGTAGAACTATCCATGAACGTTGAAATGTAA
- a CDS encoding GspE/PulE family protein, with protein sequence MTTTRKRLGDLLVEASLLTDEQLNQALADKLKGQKLGDVLVEKGFVTEQQLIEVLEFQLGIPHISLYRYPFDPKLMNIVPKEMAKRNLVVPLKKEGDKLFVAMADPMDFYTVDDLRLATGFQVQTAIASKDDIIKTIAKYYDTDDGVTDIMDQITVQERVEEETITSEDSPVVRLVNQILQSAVQQKASDIHIDPQETKILIRYRVDGVLKNERTLPKHMQSVLTARIKIMSNLDITEHRVPQDGRIKTTIELSPVDLRVSTLPTVYGEKIVMRILDLGSTLNDLNKLGFNSLNLQRFNKLIEQPTGIVLITGPTGSGKSSTLYAALNKLNSEEVNIITIEDPVEYQLEGINQIQVNTNVGMTFAKGLRSILRQDPNIIMVGEIRDRETAEIAVRASLTGHLVLSTLHTNDSLGSITRLIDMGVEPFLVASSLTGVVSQRLVRRVCRDCAEEQQVTKREAEIFARRGLRIERTIRGRGCGMCNMTGYKGRLAIHELLMIDDEMRRMILNNESFSALRELAVRNKTIFLIDDGLLKVKQGLTTTEEILRVAIPD encoded by the coding sequence ATGACTACAACCCGTAAACGGCTGGGTGACCTTCTGGTTGAGGCCAGTCTTCTCACAGATGAACAGCTGAACCAGGCATTAGCTGACAAACTGAAAGGCCAAAAGCTCGGGGATGTTTTGGTTGAAAAAGGATTTGTAACGGAGCAGCAGCTTATTGAAGTTCTGGAATTTCAGCTTGGAATTCCGCATATCAGTCTTTACCGTTATCCATTCGATCCAAAATTAATGAATATTGTCCCGAAAGAAATGGCAAAGAGAAATCTTGTTGTTCCTTTGAAAAAGGAAGGGGACAAGCTATTCGTTGCAATGGCTGATCCTATGGATTTTTACACAGTGGATGATTTGAGGCTTGCAACGGGATTTCAAGTGCAGACAGCTATTGCGTCAAAGGACGATATCATCAAAACAATAGCAAAGTATTATGATACGGATGATGGCGTGACCGATATTATGGATCAAATTACGGTTCAAGAAAGAGTGGAAGAAGAAACAATTACCAGCGAAGATTCTCCTGTTGTCCGGCTGGTCAACCAGATTCTTCAGAGCGCTGTGCAGCAAAAGGCAAGTGACATTCATATTGATCCGCAGGAAACAAAAATTCTGATCCGATACCGTGTCGATGGTGTCCTGAAAAATGAACGAACTTTGCCGAAGCATATGCAAAGTGTCTTAACAGCCAGAATAAAAATCATGTCTAATCTTGATATAACTGAGCACCGTGTCCCCCAGGATGGAAGAATTAAGACAACTATAGAACTGAGCCCGGTGGATCTGCGTGTTTCTACCTTGCCTACCGTTTATGGTGAGAAAATTGTTATGCGGATTCTTGATTTGGGGAGTACACTGAATGATTTGAATAAGCTTGGATTTAATAGCTTGAATCTACAGCGCTTTAATAAGCTGATTGAACAGCCAACTGGGATTGTTTTAATCACAGGTCCGACCGGATCCGGGAAATCTTCAACACTTTATGCCGCCCTAAACAAGCTGAATAGTGAGGAAGTTAATATTATTACGATTGAAGATCCAGTAGAGTACCAGCTTGAAGGGATCAATCAGATACAGGTGAACACAAACGTGGGAATGACTTTTGCCAAAGGGCTTCGTTCCATACTGAGGCAGGACCCGAACATCATTATGGTAGGAGAAATTCGGGACAGAGAAACCGCTGAAATTGCTGTTAGAGCATCTCTGACTGGCCACCTTGTTTTAAGCACCCTTCATACAAATGATTCACTCGGTTCGATTACAAGGCTAATCGATATGGGAGTAGAGCCATTTTTAGTTGCTTCTTCCTTAACTGGAGTAGTGTCGCAGCGGCTGGTTAGAAGAGTTTGCCGTGACTGTGCGGAAGAACAGCAGGTCACAAAAAGGGAAGCGGAAATTTTTGCACGACGAGGGCTTCGAATTGAAAGAACGATAAGAGGAAGAGGCTGCGGAATGTGCAATATGACAGGCTATAAGGGCCGGTTAGCGATTCATGAGCTCTTAATGATTGATGACGAGATGAGGCGGATGATTCTCAATAACGAGTCATTCTCTGCCCTGCGCGAACTGGCAGTGAGAAATAAAACCATCTTTCTAATCGATGACGGTCTGCTGAAAGTGAAGCAGGGACTAACGACTACAGAAGAAATTCTCCGAGTAGCTATACCGGATTAA
- a CDS encoding type IV pilus modification PilV family protein has product MFERIISSDEKGFTLIEVLISISIFSILTIGMLQFFNQAMDFSNKNEDKTLGIYVARNMISYMEQQSFSSIDKFYVKESGSTSIQSSACNNDKLTSDEMVLNQTEKITINGVETSRCALNFSPKINNRQFSVTVEVKKHTDKNLQSSLIPMTVNVSWDQSNTQLEGYIANENSR; this is encoded by the coding sequence TTGTTTGAAAGAATAATTTCTTCCGATGAAAAGGGATTTACCTTAATTGAGGTACTCATATCCATTTCCATTTTCAGCATTCTGACCATTGGAATGCTGCAATTTTTTAACCAGGCTATGGATTTCTCTAATAAAAATGAAGATAAGACACTGGGTATTTATGTTGCACGCAACATGATCAGTTATATGGAGCAGCAAAGCTTCAGCAGCATTGATAAATTTTATGTGAAAGAAAGCGGTTCAACATCCATTCAGTCATCAGCCTGTAATAATGACAAATTAACCAGTGATGAAATGGTACTGAATCAAACTGAAAAAATTACGATTAATGGAGTAGAAACATCTAGATGCGCATTGAATTTTTCTCCAAAAATAAATAACCGCCAGTTTTCAGTAACTGTTGAAGTAAAAAAACATACCGATAAAAATCTTCAAAGCTCCCTGATTCCAATGACCGTCAATGTTTCCTGGGATCAAAGCAATACTCAGCTCGAGGGGTACATTGCCAATGAAAACAGCCGCTGA
- a CDS encoding PilW family protein, producing MKTAADLWKNEHGLSLIELLAVLAVSGIVLTVFYNVFIMGIKTYEKTGVEVQLRDEADYVLSDLLDVLDQSRIDNAELCSAEQKGIPCLRFTQNKVIKNNNGIFLEQNNSETITTTFIFDKQVKKITNNNGKLETVFLTQAPYELILPNNPLDSANIICLEQSADETKSCKSGLVEMTIQIQDANFSADKHITVKPMTLKSQFGF from the coding sequence ATGAAAACAGCCGCTGACCTATGGAAGAATGAGCATGGCCTTTCTTTAATTGAACTTCTTGCTGTTTTAGCGGTTTCGGGTATTGTTTTAACCGTTTTTTATAACGTATTCATAATGGGCATTAAAACGTATGAAAAAACAGGAGTTGAAGTTCAGCTGAGGGATGAAGCGGATTATGTACTCTCAGACTTGCTGGATGTATTGGATCAATCAAGAATCGACAACGCTGAATTATGCTCTGCAGAACAGAAAGGAATCCCTTGTCTGCGTTTTACCCAGAACAAGGTTATTAAAAATAATAATGGTATTTTCCTTGAACAGAATAATTCTGAAACTATTACAACAACTTTTATTTTCGACAAGCAAGTTAAAAAGATCACAAACAATAACGGCAAGCTGGAGACTGTTTTTCTTACACAAGCACCCTATGAATTGATTTTGCCCAATAATCCATTGGATTCTGCAAATATCATTTGTTTGGAACAGTCTGCGGATGAAACAAAATCTTGTAAATCAGGTCTTGTAGAAATGACGATTCAAATACAGGATGCCAATTTTTCGGCAGACAAACATATTACGGTTAAACCAATGACACTTAAGAGTCAGTTCGGGTTCTAA
- a CDS encoding prepilin peptidase codes for MCIIIIVSDIRYMIIPDKVLLFFIPLFAAERIWIPLDPWWDPIAGLLLGAFIPFVIILASRGGMGAGDMKLLGVLGIALGWKLILLAFFLSTLYGTIAGLIGMAAGLLKKGKPFPFGPYIVLGALTAYFWGRSLIGWYTSHFLTL; via the coding sequence ATGTGCATAATTATCATAGTCTCAGATATCCGCTACATGATCATCCCAGATAAAGTTCTCCTGTTCTTTATCCCGCTTTTTGCAGCCGAACGAATATGGATCCCTCTCGACCCTTGGTGGGATCCTATAGCAGGTCTTCTGCTTGGAGCATTTATCCCGTTTGTTATCATCCTTGCAAGCCGCGGAGGAATGGGAGCGGGGGATATGAAGCTTTTGGGAGTGCTTGGTATTGCTCTTGGGTGGAAGCTTATTCTTCTAGCATTCTTCCTATCTACTTTGTATGGGACAATTGCCGGTTTAATCGGCATGGCTGCAGGCCTGTTGAAGAAAGGGAAGCCCTTTCCGTTTGGGCCTTACATTGTACTTGGTGCATTAACCGCTTATTTTTGGGGCCGCTCGTTAATAGGCTGGTATACTTCACACTTTCTAACGTTATAA
- a CDS encoding type IV pilus twitching motility protein PilT, whose product MKNQIDAILTTAYERQASDIHLSVGVPPVLRINGDLIKLGDKPLMPADTEGMAKSIISKTKWSIFEEKGELDFSYGIPGISRFRINAFRQRSCISLSIRIVPRTIPSIDSMELPPILKDMVDKPHGLILVTGPTGSGKSTTLAAMIDYMNKTVRKHVITLEDPIEYLHKHQKCVVEQREIGFDTTTFATGLKAALRQDPDIILVGELRDLETIHTAITAAETGHLVLATLHTSSASTTIDRMIDVFPANQQPQIRLQIASVLIGVISQRLFPTADRKGRRAVTEIMLNNSAVANLIRNEKTHQIPSVIQTSRAQGMHSFQSKLDEFVKSGIIEMESALPYMHGAVE is encoded by the coding sequence ATGAAAAATCAAATCGATGCAATTTTAACAACTGCATATGAGCGGCAGGCATCCGACATTCACCTCTCTGTAGGTGTACCGCCGGTCCTGCGTATAAACGGTGATCTGATCAAGCTTGGAGATAAGCCGCTGATGCCGGCTGATACTGAGGGGATGGCAAAATCCATCATTTCCAAAACAAAATGGAGTATTTTTGAAGAGAAAGGAGAACTGGATTTTTCATATGGCATACCTGGTATATCCAGGTTCCGTATAAATGCTTTTCGTCAGCGGTCCTGTATCTCACTATCCATCCGAATCGTTCCAAGAACCATTCCTTCCATTGATTCTATGGAACTTCCTCCCATTTTGAAGGATATGGTGGACAAACCGCACGGCCTAATACTCGTTACCGGGCCAACCGGAAGCGGTAAATCAACAACCCTTGCCGCCATGATTGATTACATGAATAAAACGGTCCGCAAGCACGTCATCACTCTTGAAGATCCGATCGAATACTTGCATAAGCATCAGAAATGCGTAGTTGAGCAAAGGGAAATTGGGTTTGATACAACTACATTTGCTACAGGATTAAAGGCAGCGCTCCGTCAGGATCCCGATATCATTCTTGTAGGGGAGCTTCGAGATCTTGAAACAATTCATACAGCTATTACAGCAGCAGAAACGGGTCACTTAGTATTGGCAACTCTTCACACATCATCAGCTTCCACAACAATTGACCGGATGATAGATGTTTTTCCAGCAAATCAGCAGCCGCAAATCCGGCTTCAGATTGCATCTGTATTAATCGGCGTCATATCTCAAAGGTTATTTCCCACAGCGGACCGTAAAGGCCGGAGAGCGGTTACGGAAATCATGCTCAACAATTCGGCAGTTGCTAACTTAATCCGCAATGAAAAAACTCATCAAATTCCGAGTGTCATTCAAACAAGCCGCGCTCAGGGCATGCATTCCTTCCAAAGCAAGCTTGATGAATTCGTGAAAAGCGGAATCATTGAGATGGAATCTGCACTTCCGTATATGCATGGAGCGGTGGAGTAA
- the pilM gene encoding type IV pilus biogenesis protein PilM has translation MNLSLFRSRASSANLLFTDYSIQFLELKSADPLMISDFGEHFLPEGIIVNGRIQDYDKLSLILDECIQEWSLKRKKIRFVVPDSFIVVKKVEVPDDILEDEIKGYLYLELGNSIHLPFEDPIFDIHVIRRTENSRDVYLFAAPESIVQDYSQFLDQHKLPPAAADVSPLCLFRLRQRLQKTGMESSLLVQANMKSVTFSIFEQDELMMMRSLPVEVRIKDWDCQYLAADGDYFTLTHKSQSPEEVLSIYDDSLREIERVMNFYQFTLNEGNRKIEKVYIAGDHPMLKDLTEKIAAAASVPVSHILTEKVYTQENDALPGKFDVLLGLALKEVQ, from the coding sequence ATGAACCTATCACTGTTCCGTTCCAGAGCATCATCAGCCAACCTTTTATTTACGGACTATTCCATTCAATTTCTCGAGCTGAAGTCAGCCGATCCTCTTATGATCAGTGACTTTGGTGAGCACTTTCTTCCGGAAGGCATCATTGTAAACGGTCGCATTCAGGACTATGATAAGCTTTCCTTGATCCTTGATGAATGTATCCAGGAGTGGTCACTAAAACGGAAAAAGATCCGTTTTGTGGTGCCGGACTCCTTTATAGTCGTGAAAAAGGTGGAGGTTCCTGATGATATTCTGGAGGATGAGATTAAGGGATATCTATATTTGGAGCTTGGAAACAGCATTCACCTCCCTTTTGAGGATCCGATTTTCGATATCCACGTCATCAGACGGACAGAGAACAGCCGTGACGTATATTTGTTTGCCGCTCCGGAATCGATTGTCCAGGATTATTCTCAGTTCTTGGATCAGCATAAACTCCCGCCAGCTGCAGCTGATGTTTCTCCGCTTTGCCTTTTCAGGCTTCGGCAGAGACTTCAGAAAACGGGAATGGAAAGCAGCCTCCTCGTTCAAGCGAATATGAAATCTGTGACCTTTTCGATTTTTGAACAGGATGAATTAATGATGATGAGAAGCCTGCCTGTGGAAGTCAGGATTAAAGACTGGGATTGCCAATACCTTGCCGCTGACGGAGATTATTTTACTCTTACGCATAAAAGCCAATCCCCAGAAGAGGTTTTATCCATTTATGATGATAGTTTACGAGAAATAGAGCGAGTTATGAACTTCTACCAGTTTACTTTGAATGAAGGAAACCGGAAAATTGAAAAAGTATATATTGCAGGGGACCATCCAATGCTTAAGGATTTAACAGAGAAAATAGCTGCAGCTGCATCAGTGCCGGTTTCACATATTTTAACCGAGAAGGTTTATACGCAAGAGAATGATGCATTGCCCGGGAAATTTGACGTATTGCTTGGGCTTGCCTTAAAAGAGGTGCAGTAG
- a CDS encoding type II secretion system protein: protein MFKKMFKNQRGLTLIELLAVVVILGIIAAIAIPAIGGMINNSKIDAHIANAKQIANAGRMLVSSEDLTSSINTTGTDKTMKDLVDAGHLETIKDPNGSASYSPTATKVTIKKESATSSTLVYVVELVASNGTTKYIKTASATKDAKTLVRGDIQLP, encoded by the coding sequence ATGTTTAAGAAAATGTTTAAGAATCAGCGCGGTTTGACACTTATTGAATTGTTGGCTGTTGTCGTTATTTTGGGGATTATTGCTGCGATTGCGATTCCGGCTATTGGTGGGATGATTAATAATTCAAAAATCGATGCACATATTGCGAATGCTAAGCAAATTGCGAATGCTGGTAGGATGTTGGTTAGTTCAGAAGATTTAACTTCTTCTATTAATACTACTGGTACAGACAAAACCATGAAAGACTTAGTTGATGCAGGGCATCTAGAAACAATTAAAGATCCAAACGGATCGGCTTCCTATAGCCCTACTGCAACTAAAGTAACTATAAAAAAAGAGTCAGCAACTTCAAGCACATTAGTTTATGTTGTTGAGCTTGTGGCTTCAAACGGCACTACTAAATATATAAAAACAGCTTCTGCAACTAAAGATGCTAAAACTTTAGTTCGTGGAGATATTCAATTGCCATAA